In a single window of the Magnolia sinica isolate HGM2019 chromosome 7, MsV1, whole genome shotgun sequence genome:
- the LOC131250640 gene encoding uncharacterized protein LOC131250640: MVSASTVTHLGLKPIPHPQPYKVSWVEMSFMPVSQQCLVPIQIGSYKDMLWCDVLPMDVCHIILGRLWLYDRDVMIFGRSNVCTFTHKGKKIKINPLPPKSHTHKARDVKTSESRKDVRKFTLKSLHIINAKEFEKVTEDDWTVYALLAREVTPEVHVELPPEVTSVLEEYSDVFPKDLLDELPLMRDIRHAIDLIPGSSLPNLPHHRMNPAEHAELYRQVNDLLQKGFICESMSLCGVPALLTPKKDDLKSGYHQIRIHYRDEWKTAFKPKDVLYEWLVMPFGLTNADDPGFKTLYGVVFLGFIVSSVGMRADPKKVKAIVDWPKLRNIHEVRSFHDLTTFYRRFIRGFNTIMASIIDYIKKGEFIWSKAAAKAFKDIKGKMIEAPIMRLPHFSKVFKVACDASGVSIGGVLSQEGHPIAYFSEKLNEAEQKYYTYDKEFYVVVQSLCHWRHYLLPQEFVLFSNHETLRYFKSQKKLNPWHAKWAVFLQEYSFVLKHKVRIENKPADALSRRVTLLNPLSVKVVGFEQLKDKYPMCPNFGGTYVHS, from the exons ATGGTCTCAGCTAGCACAGTCACTCATTTGGGTTTGAAGCCCATCCCTCACCCTCAACCCTACAAGGTTTCTTGGGTTGAAATGTCTTTTATGCCTGTATCCCAGCAGTGTTTAGTCCCCATCCAAATCGGTTCATATAAAGacatgttgtggtgtgatgttttgcctatggatgtATGTCACATCATTCTAGGAAGGCTGTGGTTATATGATAGAGATGTCATGATTTTTGGTCGCTCGAACGTGTGTACATTCACGCATAAgggcaagaaaatcaagattaatccGTTGCCACCCAAGAGCCACACACACAAGGCTAGGGATGTGAAAACGAGTGAGTCAAGGAAGGATGTGAGGAAATTCACTCTGAAGTCTCTACATATCATAAATGCAAAAGAGTTTGAGAAAGTGACAGAGGATGATTGGACGGTGTACGCCTTATTGGCTAGAGAAGTTACACCCGAGGTTCATGTAGAGTTACCCCCTGAGGTGACTTCGGTTCTTGAGGAGTACAGTGATGTATTCCCCAAGGATTTACTGGATGAGCTTCCTCTTATGCGGGACATCCGGCATGCCATTGATCTCATCCCGGGGTCTtctttaccgaaccttcctcatcaCAGGATGAATCCTGCAGAACATGCAGAGTTGTATAGGCAGGTAAATGATCTcttgcaaaagggtttcatctgTGAGAGCATGAGTCTATGTGgcgtaccagctctattaacgcctaagaaagatg acctcaagagcgggtatcaccaGATACGCATACACTatagagatgagtggaagacagccttcaagcCGAAGGATGTGTTgtacgagtggttggtcatgccctttggcttgactaatgcagATGACCCAGGTTTTAAGACCCTTTATGG GgttgtcttcttagggttcatagtgTCGTCTGTAGGGATGCGAGCAGATCCaaaaaaagtcaaggccatagttgactGGCCTAAACTGCGGAACATACATGAAGTGAGAAGCTTTCATGACTTAACcacattttatcgtcggttcattcgaGGGTTTAACACTATTATGGCTTCCATTATTGATTAcattaaaaagggagagtttATATGGTCTAAGGCTGCAGCTAAGGCATTCAAAGATATTAAGGGTAAGATGATAGAGGCTCCCATCATGCGTCTTCCACATTTTTCTAAAGTCTTTAAAGTAGCGTGTGATGCTTCAGGCGTAAGTATAGGAGGAGTACTAAGTCAAGAGGGTCATCCAATTGcctattttagtgagaaactgaatgaggcagaACAAAAGTATTACACCTATGATAAAGAATTTTATGTGGTAGTGCAATCGTTATGTCATTGGCGTCATTATCTTCtaccgcaagaatttgtcttgttttctAATCACGAGACTTTGAGGTatttcaaatcccaaaagaagcTTAACCCATGGCATGCCAAGTGGGCAGTGTTTCTTCAAGAATATTCATTTGTCCTGAAACATAAAGTCAGGATCGAGAACAAACCAgccgatgcccttagtaggagagtgacatTGCTCAACCCCTTGAGTGTAAAAGTTGTCGGGTTTGAGCAATTGAAAGACAAGTATCCCATGTGTCCAAATTTTGGGGGAACATATGTGCACTCTTAG